Below is a window of Leucobacter chromiiresistens DNA.
ATCCTCTGCGGCTTCGCCTTGGCGACGCTGATCGTGTTCCTGCTCCGCTGCCGACAGCTGCGCTTCCAGCGCCAGCGACCCCAGCTCGCCCCGATCGCCGCAGCTGCCGCCTTCGACCATCGCGGCCGGCATCGCTTCGGCCTGCACCACCTCAGTCTCCTGCGCATCTAAGCGCTCCTCACGCTGCCCCTTGGGGCAGGAACGGGCCGGCACGTCCGCCGTGCCCGCGACCGCGCGTTGAGGATTGAGGAGAACCGAGAACTTGAGGACGTCCAGAACGACGTACCTGCTGATGACCGCACTCGTGGCGACCGCCGCGATCAGCACCGGGCTGATCGGCTGCACCGCCGCCGAGCCGATGTCGGAACAGTACCAGCAGGGCAGCGTACGAAGCGGCACCTCCGACGGCCGCATCGTCGAGATCCCCGTCGACGAGCGCGGCGCCGCCGTGAGCTTCAGCGGCACCACCGAATACGGTGACCCCGTGTCAAGCGACGACTACGCCGGGCAGGTGTACGTCGTCAACTTCTGGTACGCCGCCTGCGGCCCCTGCATCATCGAAGCCCCCATGCTCGAAGAGGTCTGGCAGAACTACCAGGACGAGGGCGTCGGATTCCTCGGCATCAACATCTACGACCAGCCCGCAACCGCCGTCGCCTTCGCCGAAGAGAACGGCATCACCTACCCCAGCGTGATCGACGTGAACGACGGCCGCGTCAAGCAGGCCTTCGCCGGCGTCACTCCGATCCAAGCCACCCCCACCACGCTCGTGCTCGACCGTGAGGGGCGGGTCACGGCCCGCATCATCGGGCAACTCGAATCGGCCTCCATCCTCGACACGCTCGTCGCCGACGCACTCGCGGAGACCTCATGAGCCCGAGCGATCTCGTCTTCGACGGCGCACTCTGGGCCGGGGTGCTCATCGCCGCTCTCGCCGGCTTCGTCTCCTTCGCCTCCCCGTGCGTGCTCCCACTCGTGCCCGGCTACTTCGGCTACCTCGGCTCCGCCGTCGCCCCCGTCGAACAGAGCACCGCACCCGCAGGCAGCACCACGGCACAGCGCCGGCGCCTGCTCCTCGGCGTGCTCCTGTTCATCGTCGGGTTCTCCGTCGTGTTCGTCACCGTCACCGTGCTCGGCGGCGTCTTCGGCCAAGTCTTCCTCTCCTACGCCGACATCGCCACCCGCATCCTCGGCGTCGTGGTGATCGTCATGGGCCTCGCCTTCGTCGGCGTCTTCCGCAAGATGCAGCGCACCGTCCGCCCCCGCTTCCGAGCACGCCTGGGACTCGCCGGAGCCCCGCTACTCGGCCTCGCCCTCGGCATCGGCTGGACGCCGTGCATCGGGCCGACCCTCGCCGCGATCATCTCCGTCTCGTGGAACCTCGGCGATCCCATCCGTGCGGGGCTGCTCGGCGTCGCCTACTCGCTCGGCCTCGGCATCCCGTTCCTGCTGCTCGCCCTCGGGCTCGGCTGGGCGACCCGCTCGATGTCGTTCCTGCGCCGCCACATCCGCACCATCAACATCGCCGGCGGCGTCGTGCTCGTCCTGCTCGGCCTGCTCATGGTGAGCGGGCTCTGGACACGTCTCATGTCCTCCCTGCAGGGGGTGATGGCGAATGTCCAACTCCCGCTCTGACAACGACACCCTCCCCGCACGCCCGAGCGATCACGTCGACTCCACCGAACGCGGCGGAGGCGAGGTCGGGCTCGGCTGGCGGGGCTGGCTGCGCTGGGCATGGCGGCAGCTCACGAGCATGCGCACCGCCCTCATCCTGCTCCTGCTCATGGCGATCGCCGCGATCCCCGGTTCGCTCTTCCCACAGCGCCAGGCCGACCCCAACGGCGTCGTCAAGTACTTCGACGACAACCCCGAGCTCGCCCCCACCATCGACACGCTGCAGCTGTTCGACGTCTACAGCTCGGCCTGGTTCTCGGCCATCTACCTGCTGCTGTTCGTCTCCCTCATCGGCTGCATCATCCCGAGGATCAAGCATCATGCGAAAGCGCTCCGTGCGCCGGCGCCGAAGACCCCGGCGCGGCTGCAGCGCATGGTCGGCTATTCCTCGAGCGAACTGCAGATCGTCGCAGGCCGCACCTCCGAGGCCGACGTCGCCCATGCCGTCGCGATCGCCGAGAGCGAGCTGCGCCATCGCGGATACCGCACCGCACGCTACGACACCCCGAGCTCCTGGTCGGTCTCCGCTGAACGCGGCTACCTGCGCGAAACCGGCAACCTCGTCTTCCACTCCGCACTCGTCGGGATCCTCGTCACCGTGCTCCTGAGCACCGGCCTCAACTACACCGGCGACCGGGTCATCGTGCAAGGCACCACCTTCGTGAACAGCGAGAGCGCCTACTCCTCATTCTCGCCAGGCCGAAACTTCGACCGGAGCTCGCTCACCCCCTACGCGCTGAGCCTCGACGGATTCGACGTCGAGTACGTCGATCCGGGGCTGCCCGGCGCGGGGCAGGCGGGCAACTTCGCCGCACACCTCTCCATCCGCGAGCCCGGCGACGACGACAGCCGGGCCGAGACAGTGCGGGTGAACTCACCGATCGAGGTGAACGGCGACCGCATCTACCTCCTCGGCAACGGCTACGCGCCGATGATCACGATCCGCAACGCCGCCGGCGACGTCGTCTACCAGGAGCCCCAGCCGTTCCTCCCGCAGGACTCCGCAATGACCTCGCTCGGCGTCATCAAAGTCCCCGACGGGCTCCCCGAGCAGGTGGGGCTCATAGGCTTCCTGTACCCGACGCAGAGCACGCTGGACACCGGCGCCTACTACTCGGTATTCCCCGATCTCTACAACCCGATGATGACGTTCAACGTGTTCACGGGCGACCTCGGCATCGACGACGGCACCCCGCGCTCGGTGTACCAGCTCGACACCGAGTCGATGACCCAGATCACCGGCGGCGACACCGGCGTCGACTCGATCGAGCTCACCCCGGGCGACACCGCTGACCTCCCGAACGGGATGGGCACCATCACCTTCGAGGATCTCACCGTCACCGAAGGCGCTGAGGAGCCGATCAAGCGCTTCGTCTCCCTGCAGATCCAACGCGACACCGGCGCCACCTGGGTGCTCATCTTCTCCATCCTCGCCACCGTCGGCCTCATCACCGGCCTGCTCATACCGCGCCGCCGACTCTGGGTGAAGGCCACCCTCACCGACCCGGTCGTCGGCGAACGCAAGGTCAAGATCGAGTACGCAGGCCTCGCCCGTGGCGAGGATCCCGCCCTCGAACGCTCCATCGAGCAGTTCCGCACCAGCCACCTCTCGGCCATCGCCGAGCAACTACCGTCACCACACTTCAAGAAGGGAACCCCATGAACCGGCCCCCGCACACCGTGCAGAAACCGACCAAGAAACTGAGCACCTCGCAGAAAGCGGCGCTCATCGCGATCCCCGCCGTGCTGCTCATCGCGCTCATCCTGATCCTCATCTCGGTGCTCAACCGTCCCGAAGTCCAGGCACCCGGCGAGTCGTCGAACGGTAGCGGGACGGGCGGCGGAACCCCCACGCAGAGCGACGTGCCGCTCGTGCAGGAGAACTCGCACGTCCTCGACGACGCCGGCGAGGGCGCGCCGGTGCTCGTCGAGTTCCTCGACTTCGAATGCGAAGCCTGCGGCGCCGTCTACCCGGTGATCGAGGAAATCCGTAAGCAGTACGACGGCCAGATCACCTACGTCCCCCGCTACTTCATCACCAACCACGCGAACTCGATGAACGCCGCCATCGCGGTCGAGGCCGCGTCACAGCAGGGCAAGTTCGAGGAGATGTACCAGAAGCTCTTCGAATCGCAGCCCGAATGGGCGGAGCAGCAGACCTCCCAGGCCGACAAGATCCGCAACTACGCCGAGGAGCTCGGGCTCGACATGGCCGCCTTCGATGCGGCCGTCGCCGATCCTGCGACCCAGGCGAGGGTCGAAGAGGATCACAACGCGGGCATGGCACTCGGCGTGCGCGGCACCCCGACGTTCTTCCTGAACGGCGAGCTGCTGCAGCCGCAGTCCGTCACCGACATCACCGACGCCCTCGACGCGGCGATCGCGGAGAGCAAGGAGTAGCCATGGATCTGCAACTGCAGGCCGCACTCGACGAGTTCTCCGTGCTCGCCGTCTGGTCGGCGATCACAATCTACGTCCTCGCGTTCCTCGCCTTCGCCTACGACCTCTCGCAGCGCGCCTCAGCCGCACCGGTCAAGCAACGAGAGGCCGTGCTCGTCGGAGCCGCCGGCGGCCCCACGCCCGCAGCGGAGAACGGGGCAGGGGAGGGGAGCCTCCGCGTGCCCGGCGCCGAGCGGTCACGGCGCTACTTCGCACGACTGGGCATCGCGTTCACCGCGCTCGGCTTCGCCCTCCATCTGGCCGCCACCGTCACGCGCGGGATCGCGGCCGAACGGGTGCCGTGGGCGAACATGTACGAGTTCGCCCTCATCGGCACCCTGCTGATCGTCGCCGTCTACCTCGTCGCCCTGCGCTGGTACGACCTCCGATTCCTCGGCGTCTTCATCGTCGGCATGGTGGTGTTCTTCCTCGGCGGCTCGACGATCTCCTTCTACGTCGAAGTGACCCCGCTGATGGATCCGCTCAAGAGCATCTGGCTCATCATCCACGTCTTCGTCGCCTCACTCGCCACCGCGCTGCTCGCGATCGCGGCAGGCCTCTCCGTGATGCAACTGCTGCAGGCACGCCGCGAACGGATCAAGACCGCCGGCGGCGACGAGGTGGCCCCCGACCGCGGCTACCTGCGCACGCTCCCGAAGGCCGACGTGCTCGAGACGCTCGCCTACCGCTTCGCGATCCTCGGCTTCATCTTCTGGACGTTCACCCTCATCGCCGGGGCGATCTGGGCGAACGAGTCCTGGGGCCGCTACTGGGGCTTCGACGTGAAAGAGGTCTGGACGTTCGTGATCTGGGTGATCTACGCGGGCTACATCCACGCCCGCGCCACCCGAGGCTGGCGAGGGACGAAGTCGGCCTGGCTGTCGCTCATCGGCTTCGCCACGGTGATCTTCAACTTCACCATCGTCAACCTCTACTTCCAGGGCCTGCACGCCTACTCCGGCGTCAGCTGAGCCGCCCCACGACCACGCCCGAGATACGAGCACCAGGAAGGAGGATGCGGTGACGACCACGGAGACACGACCGGCACAAGACGACCCCAATGCGCCCCACGCAGCGGCACCGCACGCGGCGCCGTCGTCGCGCAGCACTCCGGCCGCGCACGGCCTGCCGTGGGGCGCGGCGATCCCGGTCGCCGCCCTCTCGGGCCTGCTGCTCGACGTCGCGTTCCCGAGCGTCGGCTGGTGGCCGCTCGCCTTCTTGAGCATCGCCGGCGGCCTCTGGGCTCTCGTGGGCCGCAGCGTCGGGGGTGCGTTCCTCGTGGGCCTCGCCTACGGTGCCGCGTTCTACTTCACGCACCTCATGTGGGTCGTGCAGTTCCTCGGCCCGATCCCCTGGGTCGCGCTCGCCGGACTCGAGTCGCTGCTCTTCGCCCTCGGCGCGATCCCGATCGCGCTCGCCTACCGCTGGGGCGCGGCCCTCCGGCATCGCCTCGCCCGCACGCTGCTCCTCCCGGCGCTCATCGCGGCGCTCTGGGCCGCACGCGAACTCCTCCTCGGCACCTGGCCCTACAGCGGATTCCCCTGGGGCAGAATCGGCATGTCCCAGGCGGGCGGCCCCTTCGCCGAAGCCGCCTCCTGGGTCGGCGTCACCGGCCTCACCTTCCTCATCGTCTGGCTCTGCGCCACCGTCGTCGACTGGGCCATCCGGCCCCGGACGCGCACCAGGCTGCTCCCCGCAGCGGTGATCCTCGCTCTCCTGCTCATGCCGGCCTTCCCCACGAGCGAGGCGGGCAGCCTCCGCGTCGGCTGGGTGCAGGGCGACGGGCCCGCCGGCTACTTCGACCCGCGCAGCCCCGGCGATGTGCTCGCCGCCCAACGCGCAGCGAGCGACGCCATCCTCGGCGAAGCGATGGATCTGCTCGTCTGGCCCGAGGGCGGCGTCGACTCCGATCCGCTGAACACCCCGGCCACCGCCCGCACCCTCGACGCTGTCGTCGCCGAAGCCGGGGCCCCGCTCCTCATGAACGCGGCCACCGTGCGAGGCGAGGACACCTACAACACCTCGATGCTCTGGGAAGGCGGTGATGCTGAGCAGCTGCACGACAAGGTGAACCCCGTGCCGTTCGGCGAATATGTGCCCGACCGGTGGTTCTACGAACGCATCGTGCCAGACCTCGTCGGCCTCATCCAACGCGAATATACCCCGGGCACGAACCCACCGCTCGTCTCCGTCGACGGCATTCAGGTTGGTCTCGCGATCTGCTTTGACGTCATCTACGACACGGTGATCTGGGACGGGGCGCGTGGCGGGGCGAAGTTTTACGTCTTTCAAACCAACAACGCCGACTTTCGAGGCACCGATGAGAACCTGCAGCAGCTCGAGTTCGCACGCATGCGCGCCATCGAAACCGGTCGTGCCGTCGTGAACGTCTCGACCGTGGGCACCAGCCAGGTCATCACCCCTGACGGCACCTTTATCGACGGCGCCCCCGCCGATACACCGGACGCCGCCATCACCACCGTGCCGCTGCGCACCGGGCTCACCCCGGCCGTCCTCGTCGGCTCGACCCTCACCCTACTCATCCCCATCGCCGCGCTAAGCGGGCTCCTCACACTGGGCCTGCTCAAGGGGCGACGGAGCCGCACGACGCCCCACCCGACCGCGCCCGAATTGACCGAGAGCGGCGCATCGGCCAAACCCCCAACGAAAGCATCATGACCCACAAACCACAACACCACCCGCCCGCCGATGAGCGTACCGACCCTCCGATGCAGCCTAGGAACCGTCGCCCCTCCCGCCGACTGCTGTTCGTCTACAGCTGCGCCATTGCCGCTCTCACGATCGCGTTCGACGTGATCAGCAAGCAGCTCGCCCTGCACTTCCTCGACACAGAGAATCGCATCCCCCTGCTCGGTGATCATTTTGGGCTGCAGCTCGCCTTCAACACCGGGGCCGCGTTCTCGATCGGTTCCCAGCTCACCCCGTTCATCACGTTGCTCGGGATCGTCGCCTCCGTGCTCCTTGTCCGGGCCGCACTCCGCACGGAGCACCGCATCTATGCCGCCTCGATCGGGTTGATCCTCGGTGGGGCTTTCGGTAATCTCACTGACCGCATCTTCGCCCCGCCGGGATTCGGCAGCGGCGCGGTCACTGATTTCCTCACCTATGGGCAGCTATTTATCGGCAACATCGCCGATGTCGCGATCGGTGCCGGCGTCGTGCTTTACGGCATCGGCGCCTTGCGTCTCCACGCGGTCTCCCGCACACGAGACACCGTCGATCCTGTCGAGAATCACGAAGCCGACCCACCGACCCCCAATTCCGTGGCGACGCGAACAGAGACGACGCATCCATGAGTCAGAAACAGCAGACCCCGTCCTATCAGCGCAACGCGCTGCTCCCAGGATTTATTGCCCTCGCCACGCTCGTCGTCGGCGTCGCTTTCGTTGGCACCGAATGGTTCACCGTCTTTCGTTTTGTCATCGCGATCCTCGCGCTCATCGTCGTCTGGTTCGCGGTACAGGCCCGTCACTGGTGGTGGGTGCCCGTCTTCGTCGCGATCGCCGTGATCTGGAACCCTGTCTACCCGTTCGAGTTCAGCGGCATCTTCTGGATCCTCGCCCAGCCACTCGCCGGTAGTACTTTTCTGATCGCCGGTGCGCTCATCAAACGGTCCCGTGACACCGCACCCAAGAAGTAAGCGCCCGCATGTCTAGCAGCAACCAAGGGGATGAGAAATGAGCGCCACTACAACCGCTCGAACACGACGTATCATTGGCACCGTTTGTGTCGGCCTGATCGGGTTTGCCCTTTTCTACGGGGGCGGGGTGAGTCCCGCAAACGCTGTCGAGCTGCCCACCTGGGATGACGTGCAAACCGCGAAGCAGAATGAGGCCGACGCGGGTACGAAGGTGAAGGAAATCGAAGGGCTGATCGAGCAGAGCAAGGCCGAGCTCGAACTGCTCCGCGTCGCCACCGAGCAGGCGAACGCCCGCTGGCGGGACACCGAAACCGCAGCTGCCGAAGCCGCACTCAGATCAGAAACCCTCCAAACGAAAGCCACGAAGAGTCGCGAAGAAGCAGATGCGGCCGCAAATCAGGCCGGAGCGCTC
It encodes the following:
- the ccsB gene encoding c-type cytochrome biogenesis protein CcsB, encoding MDLQLQAALDEFSVLAVWSAITIYVLAFLAFAYDLSQRASAAPVKQREAVLVGAAGGPTPAAENGAGEGSLRVPGAERSRRYFARLGIAFTALGFALHLAATVTRGIAAERVPWANMYEFALIGTLLIVAVYLVALRWYDLRFLGVFIVGMVVFFLGGSTISFYVEVTPLMDPLKSIWLIIHVFVASLATALLAIAAGLSVMQLLQARRERIKTAGGDEVAPDRGYLRTLPKADVLETLAYRFAILGFIFWTFTLIAGAIWANESWGRYWGFDVKEVWTFVIWVIYAGYIHARATRGWRGTKSAWLSLIGFATVIFNFTIVNLYFQGLHAYSGVS
- the resB gene encoding cytochrome c biogenesis protein ResB, with the protein product MSNSRSDNDTLPARPSDHVDSTERGGGEVGLGWRGWLRWAWRQLTSMRTALILLLLMAIAAIPGSLFPQRQADPNGVVKYFDDNPELAPTIDTLQLFDVYSSAWFSAIYLLLFVSLIGCIIPRIKHHAKALRAPAPKTPARLQRMVGYSSSELQIVAGRTSEADVAHAVAIAESELRHRGYRTARYDTPSSWSVSAERGYLRETGNLVFHSALVGILVTVLLSTGLNYTGDRVIVQGTTFVNSESAYSSFSPGRNFDRSSLTPYALSLDGFDVEYVDPGLPGAGQAGNFAAHLSIREPGDDDSRAETVRVNSPIEVNGDRIYLLGNGYAPMITIRNAAGDVVYQEPQPFLPQDSAMTSLGVIKVPDGLPEQVGLIGFLYPTQSTLDTGAYYSVFPDLYNPMMTFNVFTGDLGIDDGTPRSVYQLDTESMTQITGGDTGVDSIELTPGDTADLPNGMGTITFEDLTVTEGAEEPIKRFVSLQIQRDTGATWVLIFSILATVGLITGLLIPRRRLWVKATLTDPVVGERKVKIEYAGLARGEDPALERSIEQFRTSHLSAIAEQLPSPHFKKGTP
- a CDS encoding DUF6804 family protein is translated as MSQKQQTPSYQRNALLPGFIALATLVVGVAFVGTEWFTVFRFVIAILALIVVWFAVQARHWWWVPVFVAIAVIWNPVYPFEFSGIFWILAQPLAGSTFLIAGALIKRSRDTAPKK
- a CDS encoding cytochrome c biogenesis CcdA family protein — its product is MSPSDLVFDGALWAGVLIAALAGFVSFASPCVLPLVPGYFGYLGSAVAPVEQSTAPAGSTTAQRRRLLLGVLLFIVGFSVVFVTVTVLGGVFGQVFLSYADIATRILGVVVIVMGLAFVGVFRKMQRTVRPRFRARLGLAGAPLLGLALGIGWTPCIGPTLAAIISVSWNLGDPIRAGLLGVAYSLGLGIPFLLLALGLGWATRSMSFLRRHIRTINIAGGVVLVLLGLLMVSGLWTRLMSSLQGVMANVQLPL
- a CDS encoding DsbA family protein — its product is MNRPPHTVQKPTKKLSTSQKAALIAIPAVLLIALILILISVLNRPEVQAPGESSNGSGTGGGTPTQSDVPLVQENSHVLDDAGEGAPVLVEFLDFECEACGAVYPVIEEIRKQYDGQITYVPRYFITNHANSMNAAIAVEAASQQGKFEEMYQKLFESQPEWAEQQTSQADKIRNYAEELGLDMAAFDAAVADPATQARVEEDHNAGMALGVRGTPTFFLNGELLQPQSVTDITDALDAAIAESKE
- the lnt gene encoding apolipoprotein N-acyltransferase — encoded protein: MTTTETRPAQDDPNAPHAAAPHAAPSSRSTPAAHGLPWGAAIPVAALSGLLLDVAFPSVGWWPLAFLSIAGGLWALVGRSVGGAFLVGLAYGAAFYFTHLMWVVQFLGPIPWVALAGLESLLFALGAIPIALAYRWGAALRHRLARTLLLPALIAALWAARELLLGTWPYSGFPWGRIGMSQAGGPFAEAASWVGVTGLTFLIVWLCATVVDWAIRPRTRTRLLPAAVILALLLMPAFPTSEAGSLRVGWVQGDGPAGYFDPRSPGDVLAAQRAASDAILGEAMDLLVWPEGGVDSDPLNTPATARTLDAVVAEAGAPLLMNAATVRGEDTYNTSMLWEGGDAEQLHDKVNPVPFGEYVPDRWFYERIVPDLVGLIQREYTPGTNPPLVSVDGIQVGLAICFDVIYDTVIWDGARGGAKFYVFQTNNADFRGTDENLQQLEFARMRAIETGRAVVNVSTVGTSQVITPDGTFIDGAPADTPDAAITTVPLRTGLTPAVLVGSTLTLLIPIAALSGLLTLGLLKGRRSRTTPHPTAPELTESGASAKPPTKAS
- a CDS encoding TlpA family protein disulfide reductase gives rise to the protein MTALVATAAISTGLIGCTAAEPMSEQYQQGSVRSGTSDGRIVEIPVDERGAAVSFSGTTEYGDPVSSDDYAGQVYVVNFWYAACGPCIIEAPMLEEVWQNYQDEGVGFLGINIYDQPATAVAFAEENGITYPSVIDVNDGRVKQAFAGVTPIQATPTTLVLDREGRVTARIIGQLESASILDTLVADALAETS
- a CDS encoding signal peptidase II; this encodes MTHKPQHHPPADERTDPPMQPRNRRPSRRLLFVYSCAIAALTIAFDVISKQLALHFLDTENRIPLLGDHFGLQLAFNTGAAFSIGSQLTPFITLLGIVASVLLVRAALRTEHRIYAASIGLILGGAFGNLTDRIFAPPGFGSGAVTDFLTYGQLFIGNIADVAIGAGVVLYGIGALRLHAVSRTRDTVDPVENHEADPPTPNSVATRTETTHP